The Symphalangus syndactylus isolate Jambi chromosome 8, NHGRI_mSymSyn1-v2.1_pri, whole genome shotgun sequence genome includes a window with the following:
- the LOC129488820 gene encoding LOW QUALITY PROTEIN: coiled-coil domain-containing protein 140-like (The sequence of the model RefSeq protein was modified relative to this genomic sequence to represent the inferred CDS: inserted 2 bases in 1 codon; substituted 1 base at 1 genomic stop codon) produces MYKWRPRGCGGVGGLKLRNQEATHFLSFPASFSSAERSEVHMYPDDQLGPSPLDSGQRSLETRRGSLRSPNHPTPKPRSWMGVQATSLSGAGGTRSPGAKFGRGTGANCFRDTTGEINSGLAVQAWVEHALVSLKVLPRSPFGCVRLQPSRTWQEKRNTGDECXNPDLLAEPGSSPPWDHGNQRQEAANESSTRFPRILKAYLGPETAQPTKWSKRNRWRRQSCQGPSPARSGQFLGSADLGLQRDVLKSAERTCLSEIPNSARASAENAQSTDPGRAARPRTRPLRTPHSFKIGEEAEEMQKKKERXRRKERRKERNFKK; encoded by the exons atgtacaaatggaGGCCACGGGGATGCGGGGGTGTTGGGGGCCTAAAGCTCCGGAATCAGGAGGCgactcattttctctcctttccggCCTCTTTCTCTTCTGCCGAGCGCTCTGAGGTTCATATGTACCCAGATGATCAGCTCGGCCCTTCTCCACTGGACAGTGGCCAGAGGTCCCTGGAGACCCGGAGAGGG tCTCTCCGGAGCCCAAAtcaccccacccccaaacccCGCAGCTGGATGGGAGTCCAGGCCACTTCCCTATCCGGAGCCGGTGGGACAAGGAGTCCTGGTGCCAAATTTGGCCGCGGTACAGGCGCTAATTG TTTCAGAGACACTACAGGTGAAATTAACAGCGGGCTGGCTGTCCAGGCCTGGGTGGAGCATGCCCTTGTTAGCTTGAAGGTTCTCCCTCGCAGCCCGTTTGGATGCGTGCGTCTACAGCCCAGTCGCACTTGG caagaaaagagaaacacGGGAGACGAATGTTGAAACCCAGATCTCCTCGCTGAGCCTGGAAGCTCGCCACCGTGGGATCACGGGAACCAGAGGCAAGAGGCTGCGAATGAGTCCAGCACCCGCTTTCCTCGGATTTTAAAAGCATACCTGGGGCCAGAGACTGCACAGCCAACTAAATGGAGTAAACGCAACAGGTGGAGGAGGCAGAGTTGCCAAGGGCCAAGCCCGGCGCGATCTGGCCAGTTCTTGGGGAGCGCGGACCTCGGACTGCAGAGAGACGTTTTGAAGAGTGCTGAGCGCACCTGCCTCTCGGAGATACCCAACTCCGCCCGGGCGTCTGCTGAGAACGCACAGTCCACAGACCCCGGGAGGGCTGCCCGCCCTAGGACACGTCCTCTCCGGACCCCTCACTCTTTCAAAATTGGGGAAGAGGCGGAGGAgatgcaaaagaagaaagaaag gagaagaaaagagagaaggaaggaaagaaattttaaaaaataa
- the RNF228 gene encoding RING finger protein 228 has protein sequence MAAPASDSGGSQQSPSSSPGSREGAGVAAKGAPDCGDSAARDAAETVSGLPPLEDYECKICYNYFDADRRAPKLLACLHTFCQECLSQLQLRAAAAAAAAAPERPPPWLCPPGAIACPVCRHRTPLPDSRVHGLPNNTKLAEAFPLALRAAHDPLPQDRLPPLPARRPAPAAARPPTPAPPPPPSPAPPQPPPPAEDPAPGPRARSGLRAPGAYDSCQNCKRAALTAGCVCVVFSFLSMVVLLFTGLIFVNHYGGGGPPGGGAPPGEAPATGSPSPSPVGPICLSVASILALFSVVVTWVICWLKYRPEGAAAGSTGGSGGGGGPRARAAAGGALRSDT, from the coding sequence ATGGCAGCGCCGGCGAGCGACAGCGGCGGCAGCCAGCAGAGCCCGAGCAGCAGCCCCGGGAGCCGAGAGGGAGCTGGGGTCGCCGCGAAGGGAGCCCCGGACTGCGGAGACTCAGCAGCCCGGGACGCAGCGGAGACGGTCTCCGGCCTCCCTCCGCTTGAGGACTACGAGTGCAAAATCTGCTACAACTACTTCGACGCGGACCGGCGCGCGCCCAAGCTGCTGGCGTGCTTGCACACCTTCTGCCAGGAGTGCCTGAGCCAGCTACAgctccgcgccgccgccgccgccgccgccgccgcgcctgAGCGCCCGCCGCCCTGGCTCTGCCCGCCAGGCGCCATCGCGTGCCCGGTGTGCCGCCACCGCACGCCGCTGCCCGACAGCCGCGTGCACGGCCTGCCCAACAACACCAAGCTCGCCGAGGCCTTCCCGCTGGCTTTGCGCGCAGCCCACGACCCGCTGCCCCAGGACCGCCTCCCGCCGCTGCCCGCGCGCCGGCCCGCGCCCGCtgctgcccggccgcccaccccAGCCCCGCCACCGCCGCCCTCCCCCGCcccgccgcagccgccgccgcctgCCGAGGACCCGGCCCCCGGGCCTCGCGCCCGCTCCGGCCTGCGCGCCCCGGGCGCCTACGACAGCTGCCAGAACTGCAAGCGCGCGGCGCTCACCGCCGGCTGCGTGTGCGTggtcttctccttcctctccatgGTGGTGCTGCTCTTCACTGGTCTCATCTTCGTCAACCACTACGGCGGCGGGGGACCCCCCGGAGGCGGGGCGCCCCCTGGCGAGGCACCGGCCACCGGGTCGCCCTCGCCCTCGCCCGTGGGGCCCATCTGCCTGTCGGTGGCCAGCATCCTGGCACTCTTCTCGGTCGTTGTCACCTGGGTCATCTGCTGGCTCAAGTATCGGCCCGAGGGTGCGGCCGCGGGCTCGACGggaggcagcggcggcggcggcggcccgaGGGCacgggcggcggcgggcggcgcgCTGAGGAGCGACACATAG